A stretch of the Actinomyces faecalis genome encodes the following:
- a CDS encoding DUF4190 domain-containing protein: MTTPQPAFSSSASAPAPGLSAGARTGGATPSYPHAAPRRPFPGTEELRAAEIFSGPGYQAPHPRTNPLAVAGLVTALLSFIPALGLIAIALGAASLRTIRRHYQTGEALAWFAIVVGSASCAFWLVVTLLVAVI; the protein is encoded by the coding sequence GTGACGACGCCGCAGCCCGCCTTCTCCTCCAGCGCCTCAGCCCCAGCGCCGGGCCTGTCCGCCGGCGCCCGTACCGGCGGCGCCACGCCGTCGTACCCCCATGCCGCACCGCGTCGCCCCTTTCCTGGCACGGAAGAGCTGCGGGCCGCTGAGATCTTCTCCGGCCCCGGCTACCAGGCCCCGCACCCACGCACCAACCCGCTAGCCGTGGCCGGGCTCGTGACCGCCCTGCTGTCCTTCATCCCTGCGCTCGGACTCATCGCGATCGCGCTGGGAGCCGCGTCCTTGCGCACTATCCGCCGCCACTACCAGACCGGCGAGGCCCTCGCCTGGTTCGCGATCGTCGTCGGATCCGCCTCCTGCGCCTTCTGGCTCGTAGTCACGCTGCTGGTAGCGGTGATCTAG
- a CDS encoding glutamine amidotransferase-related protein, protein MKPFIMVSTRPEIEAAEQEYESFLLQGGLEKDQLQHVRLEEVDFLSAFQAGDVSGVLIGGSPYDLSTAEASKTRTQVRMEEQVRELLSVALKEGVPVLTTGFGLEVLAGYLGTETSHRYAEDLGATDIFLTAEGRADPLLEGMPQTFTAFVGHHEGAVAVPEHATLLASSADCPVHMIRVGRNVYGTQFNPELDVERFLQRVSIYADAGYGDPGLIDDVLTEARTSVDEHQAGRVIRRFVEYFAQD, encoded by the coding sequence GTGAAGCCCTTCATCATGGTGTCGACGCGTCCGGAGATCGAGGCTGCCGAGCAGGAGTACGAGTCCTTCCTGCTGCAGGGCGGCCTGGAGAAGGACCAGCTCCAGCACGTGCGCCTGGAGGAGGTCGACTTCCTCAGCGCCTTCCAGGCCGGAGACGTCTCAGGCGTCCTGATCGGCGGCAGCCCCTACGACCTGTCCACCGCCGAGGCCTCCAAGACCCGCACGCAGGTGCGCATGGAGGAGCAGGTCCGCGAGCTGCTGTCGGTGGCTCTCAAGGAGGGCGTGCCAGTGCTCACCACCGGCTTCGGGCTGGAGGTGCTCGCCGGGTACCTGGGTACTGAGACCTCACACCGCTACGCCGAGGACCTGGGCGCCACGGACATCTTCCTCACCGCCGAAGGACGAGCGGACCCTCTGCTGGAGGGGATGCCACAGACCTTCACCGCCTTCGTCGGGCACCACGAGGGTGCTGTGGCCGTGCCGGAGCACGCTACGCTCCTGGCCAGCTCCGCGGACTGCCCGGTCCACATGATCCGGGTGGGCAGGAACGTCTACGGCACCCAGTTCAACCCGGAGCTGGACGTCGAGCGCTTCCTGCAGCGTGTGTCCATCTACGCCGACGCCGGCTACGGGGACCCGGGCCTGATCGACGACGTCCTGACCGAGGCCCGCACCAGCGTGGACGAGCACCAGGCCGGACGAGTTATCCGCCGCTTCGTCGAGTACTTCGCCCAGGACTGA
- a CDS encoding SDR family oxidoreductase — MSRVVIFGGHGKVALAASTLLRDAGYEIVSVIRNPEHADEVEAAGARPLLLSVEDATQEALASALDGADAVVWSAGAGGKGGPERTDAVDRQAAIRSMEAARQAGVRRYLMVSWAGSYGDEPVPADHPLHTYAMAKLDADRHLVASDLDWTILGPGTLTTEPASGEITVERTEDGGSLLTSRENVARVILGALEDDATIRKVIPFRDGSTPIAQALAQVPQDYADLS, encoded by the coding sequence ATGTCCCGTGTCGTCATCTTCGGTGGCCACGGCAAGGTCGCGCTCGCAGCCTCCACGCTCCTGCGCGACGCCGGCTACGAGATCGTGTCCGTGATCCGCAACCCTGAGCACGCTGACGAGGTTGAGGCCGCAGGCGCGCGTCCGCTGCTGCTCAGCGTCGAGGACGCGACCCAGGAGGCGCTGGCCTCGGCCCTCGACGGCGCGGACGCCGTCGTCTGGTCCGCGGGAGCCGGTGGCAAGGGAGGCCCGGAGCGTACGGACGCCGTCGACCGTCAGGCTGCCATCCGCTCGATGGAGGCCGCTCGGCAGGCCGGAGTGCGCCGCTACCTCATGGTCTCGTGGGCGGGTTCCTACGGCGACGAGCCGGTACCGGCCGACCACCCGCTCCATACCTACGCCATGGCCAAGCTCGACGCCGACCGCCACCTGGTGGCCAGCGACCTCGACTGGACGATCCTGGGGCCCGGCACGCTGACCACCGAGCCGGCCTCCGGTGAGATCACGGTGGAGCGCACCGAGGACGGTGGCTCCCTGCTGACCTCGCGCGAGAACGTCGCCCGCGTCATCCTCGGCGCCCTGGAGGACGACGCCACGATTCGCAAGGTCATCCCCTTCCGCGACGGCAGCACCCCGATCGCCCAGGCCCTGGCCCAGGTCCCGCAGGACTACGCGGACCTGTCCTGA
- a CDS encoding glutamine amidotransferase — MKPFLLLATRDDDGPADGEYAAFLARTGLSERELVRHRLEAEPMPDLDLSQWSGIMVGGSPFNTTTPQEEKSAVQLRVEAEFDALLDRLVAEDFPFLGACYGIGTLARHQGAVIDSRYAEEVDAPEITLTTEGLADPLCAGMTSTFRAFVAHNDAISVPPPGAVVLATSQACPIQMLRIRKNLYATQFHPELDGEAFAHRQAFYADHGYFAPDELASVQAWTRAQDVSQSWVVLRNFVEIYAR; from the coding sequence ATGAAGCCCTTCCTCCTGCTGGCCACACGAGACGACGACGGACCCGCCGACGGCGAGTACGCGGCCTTCCTCGCGCGCACCGGCCTGAGCGAGCGCGAGCTCGTCCGCCACCGCCTGGAGGCCGAGCCCATGCCGGACCTCGACCTCAGCCAGTGGTCCGGGATCATGGTGGGAGGCTCCCCCTTCAACACCACCACCCCGCAGGAGGAGAAGTCCGCCGTCCAGCTGCGCGTGGAGGCGGAGTTCGACGCTCTGCTGGACCGGCTCGTGGCCGAGGACTTCCCGTTCCTCGGTGCCTGCTACGGCATCGGGACCTTGGCCCGCCACCAGGGCGCCGTCATCGACTCCCGCTACGCCGAGGAGGTGGACGCCCCCGAGATCACCCTGACGACCGAGGGGCTGGCAGACCCCCTGTGCGCCGGGATGACCAGCACCTTCCGGGCCTTTGTGGCGCACAACGACGCGATCAGCGTGCCGCCACCGGGTGCCGTGGTCCTGGCGACCTCGCAGGCGTGCCCGATCCAGATGCTGCGCATCAGGAAGAACCTGTACGCCACCCAGTTCCACCCTGAGCTCGACGGAGAGGCCTTCGCGCACCGCCAGGCCTTCTACGCCGACCACGGCTACTTCGCCCCCGACGAGCTGGCCAGCGTCCAGGCGTGGACCCGGGCCCAGGACGTGAGCCAGTCCTGGGTGGTGCTGCGCAACTTCGTGGAGATCTACGCCCGCTGA
- a CDS encoding purine-nucleoside phosphorylase, with protein MSPKPTGVTAGAHPGTWDEDPTAASILLATGRPRHDLLVVAEPALLTELDAAWGRPASRVRLSFLPGVSAPQVPGQEDLLTSYDRGGLGVLVARGRTCLYEGKPSRRVTGLARLAAGAGVRAAVLVTRASSLGATSLGDFLAVADHLNLTGAPLFPATAPLEAVWDEDLAEDLARIGGVRGMGVVGLVPGPVRPSRSEAAIVGRLGADAVVMDSVAEAMTLAGRGVRVSGLAYVDHVVATHPGASGRRTGRRAAAAPSQDARSAHRPAPDVVRAAVETVLSTLR; from the coding sequence GTGTCGCCCAAGCCCACCGGCGTTACCGCAGGCGCTCACCCCGGTACCTGGGACGAGGACCCCACGGCTGCTTCCATCCTCCTCGCCACGGGTCGGCCTCGTCACGACCTGCTGGTCGTGGCTGAGCCTGCTCTGCTGACCGAGCTCGACGCCGCCTGGGGGCGCCCCGCCTCCCGCGTGCGCCTGTCCTTCCTCCCTGGCGTCTCTGCCCCGCAGGTGCCGGGTCAGGAGGATCTGCTGACCTCCTACGACCGCGGAGGCCTGGGAGTCCTCGTGGCTCGCGGACGCACCTGCCTGTACGAGGGCAAGCCCTCGCGCCGTGTGACGGGGCTGGCACGGCTGGCCGCGGGCGCGGGTGTGCGCGCGGCTGTGCTGGTGACGCGGGCCTCGAGCCTGGGTGCGACGTCCCTGGGTGACTTCCTGGCCGTCGCTGACCACCTCAACCTCACCGGCGCACCCCTTTTCCCTGCCACTGCCCCCCTGGAGGCTGTGTGGGACGAGGACCTGGCGGAGGACCTTGCCCGGATCGGCGGGGTGCGAGGTATGGGCGTGGTCGGGCTCGTGCCAGGTCCGGTGCGTCCCAGCAGGTCGGAGGCTGCGATCGTCGGCCGGCTGGGGGCCGACGCCGTCGTCATGGACAGCGTGGCTGAGGCGATGACCCTGGCGGGACGTGGTGTGCGCGTGTCCGGCCTGGCCTACGTCGACCACGTGGTCGCGACGCACCCGGGAGCCTCTGGTCGGCGCACCGGCCGGCGTGCTGCAGCCGCTCCGAGCCAGGACGCGAGGTCGGCGCACCGGCCGGCTCCCGACGTCGTGCGCGCGGCGGTCGAGACGGTGCTGTCGACGCTGCGCTGA
- the hrpB gene encoding ATP-dependent helicase HrpB: MSSTPSGPPPDPIARLLADPPQLPVVAGLPHLRELLTTATTSGQARSVVVTAPPGTGKTTLVPPLVADVARQSADVPGSPVPGRVLVTQPRRMAARAAARRLASLLGEKVGQSVGYAVRGDRRASASTRIEVVTAGLALRRLQADPDLPGVSAVVLDEVHERSLEGDLLLALLLDARALREDLMVVAMSATVDLARLPRMLGEDGAQAPVLDVPSALHPLQERWAPPPTSAPRLGPRGVPREFLAHVAATTLQALEDPGDVLVFLPGAREVDDVVTRLRAQAPRDVDVLPLHGRLGPKAQDEALAPSLSGRRRVVVSTNVAESSLTVPGVRVVVDSTLAREPRVDVASGISGLVTVGASRAEGTQRGGRAGREGPGVVVRCCSPADWARSPQAPTPEILSSDLTRTALELAVWGAPGGHGLAWIDAPPPPAMAVAARALDDLGLVTQDGGVTPLGRAVAAVPTEVRQARALLLASRILGARRAAETTALLTSGLRASGGDLTALARSVRHGGEGASLWREEARRLERAAGHGELLGVDELDAVVTVQAGGETGEPSWSGADAVGLVAALAHPQWIARRRGPVPAAGQEARYVSVGGVGMRVAAGSALAASQWLAVAEVDRAPGRSEALVRGAAPVDQDLALAVAGRWLEESEEVAWEEDRLRARQVRSLGAITLSQTPLSAPSADAAANAVVARCLEEGLGFLPWGGGKHPASVLRARLTLLHKALGEPWPAVDDEALLARVDEWLVPAVRAAASRDKRLDVGRIDLTEALRGLLPWPEAARLDELAPERLTVPSGSQVRLSYLDEQGEVLERPVLAVRVQECFGWKDTPRVADSRVGVLLHLLSPARRPVAVTDDLRSFWEGPYQQVRRELRGRYPKHAWPEDPWTAPAVRGTRRRG; this comes from the coding sequence GTGAGCAGCACGCCGTCCGGACCTCCCCCCGACCCCATCGCCCGTCTGCTGGCCGACCCGCCGCAGCTGCCGGTCGTGGCCGGCCTGCCGCACCTGCGTGAGCTGCTCACCACGGCGACGACGTCGGGGCAGGCCAGGTCCGTCGTCGTCACCGCCCCGCCCGGCACAGGAAAGACGACCCTCGTGCCCCCGCTCGTGGCTGACGTCGCGCGCCAGTCCGCTGACGTCCCAGGATCTCCAGTCCCCGGCCGCGTCCTGGTCACCCAGCCGCGTCGCATGGCCGCTCGCGCCGCGGCACGGCGCCTGGCCAGCCTGCTGGGGGAGAAGGTCGGACAGAGCGTGGGCTACGCCGTGCGCGGCGACCGACGCGCAAGCGCCTCCACCCGGATCGAGGTGGTGACCGCAGGACTGGCGCTACGCAGGCTGCAGGCCGACCCGGACCTGCCGGGCGTGTCCGCCGTCGTCCTGGACGAGGTCCACGAGCGCTCCCTGGAGGGCGACCTCCTGCTGGCGCTGCTGCTGGACGCCCGGGCCCTGCGCGAGGACCTCATGGTCGTGGCGATGTCCGCGACCGTGGACCTCGCGCGCCTGCCGCGGATGCTGGGCGAGGACGGCGCTCAGGCCCCGGTCCTCGACGTCCCCTCCGCCCTGCACCCGCTCCAGGAGCGCTGGGCGCCACCGCCCACGAGCGCCCCACGGCTCGGGCCCCGCGGTGTTCCTCGCGAGTTCCTGGCCCACGTCGCCGCCACGACGCTCCAGGCGCTTGAGGATCCCGGGGACGTGCTGGTCTTCCTTCCCGGCGCTCGCGAGGTTGACGACGTCGTCACCCGGCTGCGCGCGCAGGCTCCCCGCGACGTGGACGTCCTGCCGTTGCACGGCCGCCTGGGGCCCAAGGCTCAGGACGAGGCGCTCGCTCCCTCACTGTCGGGACGACGCCGGGTGGTCGTCTCCACGAACGTTGCCGAGTCCTCCCTGACGGTTCCGGGAGTGCGGGTCGTCGTCGACTCCACGCTGGCGCGCGAGCCTCGCGTGGACGTGGCCTCCGGTATCTCCGGCCTGGTGACGGTGGGTGCCTCCCGGGCCGAGGGAACCCAGCGTGGTGGGCGCGCCGGGCGCGAGGGCCCGGGTGTGGTGGTGCGCTGCTGCTCCCCGGCGGACTGGGCCCGCTCCCCTCAGGCGCCTACGCCGGAGATCCTGTCCTCAGACCTGACACGTACCGCGCTGGAGCTGGCGGTCTGGGGCGCCCCCGGCGGGCACGGACTGGCGTGGATCGACGCCCCGCCGCCGCCGGCGATGGCGGTGGCGGCCCGCGCTCTGGACGATCTGGGCCTGGTCACGCAGGACGGCGGTGTGACGCCCCTGGGACGTGCTGTGGCCGCGGTACCGACGGAGGTCAGGCAGGCACGGGCGCTGCTCCTGGCCTCCAGGATCCTGGGGGCGCGTCGTGCCGCGGAGACGACGGCGTTGCTGACCTCCGGTCTCAGGGCGAGCGGAGGGGACCTCACCGCGCTGGCTCGCTCGGTGCGGCACGGTGGCGAGGGTGCGAGCCTGTGGCGCGAGGAGGCCAGGCGCCTGGAACGAGCCGCCGGTCATGGTGAGCTCCTGGGGGTGGACGAGCTGGACGCCGTCGTCACCGTGCAGGCTGGTGGGGAGACGGGCGAGCCCTCCTGGTCGGGCGCTGACGCCGTCGGGCTCGTGGCGGCCCTGGCCCACCCGCAGTGGATCGCGCGCCGCCGTGGTCCTGTGCCCGCCGCTGGCCAGGAGGCACGGTACGTCAGCGTCGGAGGCGTCGGGATGCGGGTCGCAGCCGGCTCTGCGCTGGCAGCCTCCCAGTGGCTGGCCGTGGCTGAGGTCGACCGGGCCCCTGGCCGCTCCGAGGCCCTGGTGCGAGGCGCAGCCCCTGTGGACCAGGACCTGGCCCTCGCCGTCGCCGGAAGGTGGCTGGAGGAGAGCGAGGAGGTAGCCTGGGAGGAGGACCGGCTACGAGCGCGACAGGTCCGCTCCCTCGGTGCCATCACGCTGTCCCAGACCCCGTTGTCCGCGCCATCAGCCGACGCCGCGGCCAACGCCGTCGTCGCGCGCTGCCTTGAGGAAGGGCTGGGCTTCCTGCCCTGGGGCGGCGGCAAGCACCCTGCCAGCGTCCTGCGGGCTCGGCTGACGCTGCTGCACAAGGCGCTTGGTGAGCCGTGGCCTGCTGTGGACGACGAGGCCCTGCTCGCACGCGTGGATGAATGGCTCGTTCCGGCAGTGCGAGCTGCTGCGAGCAGGGACAAGCGTCTGGACGTGGGGCGCATCGACCTGACCGAGGCCCTGCGCGGCCTCCTGCCCTGGCCAGAGGCTGCCAGGCTCGACGAGCTGGCTCCCGAGCGGCTCACGGTCCCCTCCGGGTCGCAGGTCCGCCTGAGCTACCTCGACGAGCAGGGTGAGGTCCTGGAGCGGCCGGTCCTGGCGGTACGGGTCCAGGAGTGCTTCGGCTGGAAGGACACTCCGCGAGTGGCTGACTCCCGCGTCGGCGTGCTGCTGCACCTGCTCTCGCCCGCGCGCCGGCCCGTGGCAGTCACTGACGACCTGCGCTCCTTCTGGGAGGGGCCCTATCAGCAGGTGCGCCGCGAGCTGCGCGGACGCTACCCCAAGCACGCCTGGCCCGAGGACCCGTGGACGGCTCCGGCCGTCCGGGGGACCAGGCGTCGGGGCTGA
- a CDS encoding amidohydrolase, producing MSQLRDLSCPTTPSSAVQELMASETAVRQESVPAAAALSEACGAQAEVRAELASIVEGLAPEIVALSRDVHAHPEVGYTEHHAVAAVAALLRRHGIEPDEGVFGMETALRAQVGPARSAETGRTHGSTADGAKAGVGTEASDGVGTIAILAEFDALPGIGHGCGHNVMCASSVGAFLALAELERCRPGTLPGRVVLQTTPAEESDTAKERLAVAGMLDGVDAAIQTHSYAHDVVDQPWLGVRRIRAVFTGVPAHAASQPFMGRNALDAATLTLTGIGLLRQQITPWDRVHAVVVDGGQVANIIPERTELSMFVRSKYAATLKDLVTRVEDVLRGAALMTGTGLEIITADYSNEMPVRSNGPLLESWTRAQRARGRDPLAPGVLPEQVAAGTDFGNVSQRVPGIHPLVKVTESGDVALHTREMAAAAGSTTGDAAAVDGAYGLAAVALDWLSDTDLREAVRADFEASGGVVDVEHFWDE from the coding sequence ATGAGCCAGCTGCGCGACCTGTCCTGTCCCACGACCCCCTCCAGCGCCGTCCAGGAGCTCATGGCCTCCGAGACGGCAGTGCGGCAGGAAAGCGTGCCTGCCGCCGCCGCGCTGTCAGAGGCCTGCGGGGCCCAGGCGGAGGTACGCGCAGAGCTGGCCAGCATCGTCGAGGGGCTGGCCCCCGAGATCGTCGCCCTCTCGCGGGACGTCCATGCCCACCCAGAGGTCGGCTACACCGAGCACCACGCCGTCGCGGCCGTGGCAGCCCTGCTGCGCAGGCACGGCATCGAGCCGGACGAGGGCGTCTTCGGGATGGAGACCGCGCTGCGCGCGCAGGTGGGCCCGGCCAGGTCCGCAGAGACAGGGCGCACCCACGGCAGCACAGCTGATGGGGCCAAGGCGGGCGTCGGCACTGAGGCGAGCGACGGCGTCGGCACCATCGCGATCCTGGCGGAATTCGACGCCCTGCCCGGCATCGGGCACGGTTGCGGGCACAACGTCATGTGCGCCAGCTCGGTGGGTGCCTTCCTCGCGCTGGCCGAGCTGGAGCGCTGCCGTCCCGGGACCCTTCCCGGCCGCGTCGTGCTACAGACCACCCCGGCCGAGGAGAGCGACACCGCCAAGGAGCGCCTGGCCGTGGCCGGGATGCTCGACGGCGTGGACGCCGCCATCCAGACCCACTCCTACGCCCACGACGTGGTCGACCAGCCCTGGCTCGGCGTGCGCCGGATCCGGGCCGTGTTCACCGGCGTGCCCGCGCACGCCGCCTCCCAGCCCTTCATGGGGCGCAACGCCCTGGACGCCGCCACCCTGACCCTGACGGGGATCGGTCTGCTGCGCCAGCAGATCACGCCCTGGGACCGGGTCCACGCCGTCGTGGTCGACGGCGGACAGGTCGCCAACATCATCCCCGAGCGCACCGAGCTGTCGATGTTCGTGCGCTCGAAGTACGCCGCCACGCTCAAGGACCTCGTCACGAGGGTCGAGGACGTGCTGCGCGGTGCCGCGCTCATGACCGGGACCGGTCTGGAGATCATCACCGCCGACTACTCCAACGAGATGCCGGTGCGCTCCAACGGCCCGCTGCTGGAGTCCTGGACCCGTGCCCAGCGCGCCCGGGGCCGCGACCCGCTGGCTCCCGGCGTCCTGCCGGAGCAGGTCGCCGCGGGCACCGACTTCGGCAACGTCTCTCAGCGAGTGCCCGGCATCCACCCGCTCGTCAAGGTCACCGAGAGCGGGGACGTCGCCCTGCACACCCGTGAGATGGCGGCGGCTGCGGGCTCCACCACCGGTGACGCCGCCGCTGTCGACGGTGCCTACGGCCTGGCAGCAGTGGCGCTGGACTGGCTCTCAGACACCGACCTTCGCGAGGCCGTGCGAGCCGATTTCGAGGCCAGTGGGGGCGTGGTCGACGTCGAGCACTTCTGGGACGAGTGA
- a CDS encoding DUF885 domain-containing protein, with protein MTETQPLPSRRPTAVDEVAERYMARLCEISPELAVSVGLPGRRGVLDGYSPDALQAATELDRSTLAELDGVEPTDDVDRVTVAAMRERLGVAIELAEAGERLRSLDNIASPIQGLRDLFDNLPTATEADWADFASCLRDVPRALGEYATSLRLAASRGDVAAQRQVRACIEQARDQAGVATSSYTTLVAEARLADGGELSEALKADLEAASTAARQGYEEVARVLEAEILPVAGEADGVGPERYARFSREFLGAVVDLDETYEWGRERLAAIDAEQREIASRLYGPGTSVREALDRLNEDPARTIHGTKALRQWMQETSDAAVAALDGTHFDVPEPLRTLECMIAPSATGGIYYTGPSDDFSRLGRMWWSVPEGTDTFAAWQERTTVFHEGVPGHHLQVGMQTYVREELNSWRRLGCWVSGHGEGWALYAEKLMADLGFQDDPGDRMGMLDSQRLRAARVVLDIGVHLGKERPAELASLPGVGEGRWDYGSAWAFLRENVAMSEGFLRFELDRYLGWPGQAPSYAVGQRLWEQVRDEAVARGTSLKDFHMRALRLGSVGLDVLRQALAS; from the coding sequence ATGACTGAGACCCAGCCCCTGCCTTCGCGTCGCCCCACTGCCGTCGACGAGGTCGCCGAGCGCTACATGGCCCGCCTGTGCGAGATCTCCCCTGAGCTCGCCGTCTCCGTCGGGCTGCCCGGCAGGCGCGGTGTCCTGGACGGGTACTCGCCTGACGCCCTTCAGGCCGCTACCGAGCTCGACCGCAGTACGCTGGCGGAGCTTGACGGCGTCGAGCCGACTGATGACGTCGACCGCGTCACCGTGGCGGCCATGCGCGAGCGCCTTGGCGTCGCCATCGAGCTGGCTGAGGCTGGTGAGCGTCTGCGCTCGCTGGACAACATCGCCTCGCCGATCCAGGGGCTGCGCGACCTCTTCGACAACCTGCCCACCGCCACCGAGGCGGACTGGGCGGACTTCGCCTCCTGCCTGCGCGACGTCCCGCGCGCCCTGGGCGAGTACGCCACCTCTCTGCGCCTGGCAGCCTCCCGCGGAGACGTCGCCGCCCAGCGCCAGGTACGTGCCTGCATCGAGCAGGCCCGGGACCAGGCCGGGGTGGCCACGAGCTCGTACACGACCCTGGTCGCCGAGGCCCGTCTGGCCGACGGCGGCGAGCTGTCCGAGGCCCTCAAGGCTGACCTCGAGGCGGCCTCCACGGCCGCGCGCCAGGGCTACGAGGAGGTCGCCCGGGTGCTGGAGGCCGAGATCCTGCCGGTCGCGGGCGAGGCCGACGGCGTGGGGCCTGAGCGTTACGCTCGCTTCAGCCGAGAGTTCCTGGGCGCCGTCGTCGACCTGGACGAGACCTACGAGTGGGGCCGCGAGCGCCTGGCGGCGATCGACGCGGAGCAGCGGGAGATCGCGAGCCGGCTCTACGGGCCGGGCACGAGCGTGCGCGAGGCCCTGGACCGCCTCAACGAGGACCCGGCTCGCACCATCCACGGTACGAAGGCCCTCAGGCAGTGGATGCAGGAGACCTCCGACGCGGCGGTCGCCGCGCTGGACGGCACCCACTTCGACGTCCCCGAGCCGCTACGGACCCTGGAGTGCATGATCGCGCCCTCGGCGACTGGCGGCATCTACTACACCGGCCCCTCGGACGACTTCAGCCGACTTGGCCGGATGTGGTGGTCAGTGCCTGAGGGGACCGACACCTTCGCCGCGTGGCAGGAGCGCACCACGGTCTTCCACGAGGGAGTGCCCGGCCACCACCTGCAGGTGGGTATGCAGACCTACGTGCGCGAGGAGCTCAACTCCTGGCGGCGGCTGGGCTGCTGGGTCTCCGGGCACGGTGAGGGATGGGCGCTGTACGCCGAGAAGCTCATGGCGGACCTCGGCTTCCAGGACGACCCGGGTGACCGGATGGGCATGCTCGACTCCCAGCGCCTGCGTGCGGCTCGCGTCGTGCTTGACATCGGCGTGCACCTGGGCAAGGAGCGTCCTGCTGAGCTGGCGTCCCTGCCCGGGGTCGGCGAGGGGCGCTGGGACTATGGGTCGGCCTGGGCGTTCCTGCGTGAGAACGTGGCGATGAGCGAAGGGTTCCTGCGCTTCGAGCTTGACCGCTACCTCGGCTGGCCGGGGCAGGCACCGAGCTACGCCGTCGGCCAGCGGCTGTGGGAGCAGGTACGCGACGAGGCGGTCGCCCGGGGCACGAGCCTCAAGGACTTCCACATGCGCGCCCTGCGCCTGGGCAGCGTGGGCCTGGACGTCCTGCGGCAGGCGCTTGCGAGCTGA
- a CDS encoding low molecular weight protein-tyrosine-phosphatase codes for MSETMTLMSPVITPADLPAPRTADAPYRVVMVCTGNICRSAMAEMVLIDRLTAAGVPTDGADGVLVTSAGVSDEELGNPVDRRARRVLADHGYGTGSSPTDLAVSTAIATHHAHRLSDSELAGADLLMAMTCAHRREMLSRAERLGVETSRVRMFREMDPRVLAERQAIADGASHRSLGTLDVPDPWYGTVDDFIQTLEVVERVSDALAPALVELAAERSRASQVRP; via the coding sequence ATGAGCGAGACCATGACCCTCATGTCACCTGTCATCACGCCCGCCGACCTGCCCGCCCCACGTACCGCTGACGCCCCTTACCGGGTGGTCATGGTGTGCACCGGCAACATCTGCCGCTCCGCCATGGCCGAGATGGTCCTCATTGACCGCCTGACGGCTGCAGGCGTCCCCACCGACGGCGCCGACGGCGTCCTGGTCACCTCCGCGGGGGTCTCAGACGAGGAGCTGGGAAACCCCGTGGACCGCAGGGCCCGCCGGGTGCTTGCTGACCACGGCTACGGCACCGGGTCCTCCCCCACCGACCTCGCTGTCTCAACCGCGATCGCCACGCACCACGCCCACCGCCTATCCGACTCTGAGCTGGCTGGAGCCGACCTGCTGATGGCCATGACCTGTGCCCACCGGCGCGAGATGCTGAGTCGGGCCGAGAGGCTGGGCGTGGAGACCTCACGTGTCCGGATGTTCCGTGAGATGGATCCACGCGTCCTGGCTGAGCGCCAGGCGATCGCCGACGGGGCCAGCCACCGCTCCCTGGGCACCCTGGACGTCCCGGACCCGTGGTACGGGACGGTGGACGACTTCATTCAGACCCTGGAGGTGGTGGAGCGGGTGAGTGACGCCCTGGCGCCGGCGCTGGTGGAGCTGGCTGCTGAGAGGAGCCGGGCCTCTCAGGTCAGGCCCTGA